In the genome of Hymenobacter cellulosivorans, one region contains:
- a CDS encoding helix-turn-helix domain-containing protein, with protein sequence MPRRATTANTLAAAVRRHFGLTQAELAAFVGVSQQQLARAEAGRKQLGPGPDQRLQVLARQLPPPDGIGPAAPAFGDEAPPPDPAEAAEGLAALRQRLARCQWLRTKLAYQVGQQRQPNQARLQRRRWAVQVLGPLLAAPLPRPDWLAPGGPALPLPPYPQATPDAARDTHWLQGLALRLAATTAPLSLAAAALARARLAGLDAEIQELTAAILEFVGEEI encoded by the coding sequence ATGCCGCGCCGCGCAACTACTGCCAATACCCTGGCCGCCGCCGTGCGCCGGCACTTTGGCCTAACCCAGGCCGAGCTGGCCGCCTTCGTGGGCGTAAGCCAGCAGCAGCTAGCCCGCGCCGAGGCCGGCCGCAAGCAGCTCGGCCCCGGCCCCGACCAGCGCCTGCAGGTGCTGGCTCGGCAGCTGCCCCCGCCCGACGGCATTGGCCCAGCGGCCCCAGCCTTTGGCGACGAAGCCCCGCCGCCCGACCCAGCCGAGGCCGCCGAGGGCCTGGCCGCCTTGCGCCAGCGCCTGGCCCGCTGCCAGTGGCTGCGCACCAAGTTGGCCTACCAGGTGGGCCAGCAGCGCCAGCCCAATCAGGCCCGGCTTCAGCGCCGCCGCTGGGCCGTGCAGGTGCTGGGGCCCTTGCTGGCCGCCCCCTTGCCCAGGCCCGACTGGCTGGCCCCCGGCGGCCCCGCCCTGCCGCTGCCGCCCTACCCGCAAGCCACCCCCGACGCGGCCCGCGACACGCACTGGCTCCAGGGACTGGCCCTGCGCCTGGCCGCCACCACCGCGCCCCTGTCCCTGGCCGCTGCGGCCCTGGCCCGGGCCCGGCTGGCCGGCCTCGACGCAGAAATTCAAGAACTTACGGCCGCCATCCTTGAGTTTGTGGGGGAGGAAATATAG
- the rfbC gene encoding dTDP-4-dehydrorhamnose 3,5-epimerase, producing the protein MEIKHHALAGVIEFTPRVFGDPRGAFFESFSARIMEEAGAVGNWVQDNQSSSGVGVLRGLHFQRPPFSQAKLVRVATGRVIDVVVDLRRSSPTYGQHVKVELDSQRCNMLYVPTGFAHGFMALEDHTLFLYKCTDYYNPGSEGGLRWNDPTLGIDWGIEAPLVSDKDRALPLFADFDTPFA; encoded by the coding sequence ATGGAAATTAAGCATCACGCTCTGGCCGGTGTAATTGAGTTTACGCCCCGGGTATTCGGTGACCCTCGCGGTGCCTTCTTTGAGTCTTTCAGTGCCCGCATTATGGAAGAGGCCGGGGCCGTAGGCAACTGGGTGCAGGATAACCAATCGAGTTCGGGAGTAGGCGTGCTGCGTGGGCTGCACTTTCAGCGGCCGCCCTTCAGCCAGGCCAAGCTGGTGCGCGTAGCTACGGGTCGGGTAATCGATGTAGTAGTCGACCTGCGCCGCTCCTCGCCCACGTACGGGCAGCACGTAAAAGTCGAGCTGGACTCGCAGCGCTGCAACATGCTCTACGTGCCCACCGGGTTTGCCCACGGCTTTATGGCCCTGGAAGACCACACGCTGTTTCTCTATAAGTGCACCGACTACTACAACCCGGGCTCGGAAGGCGGCCTGCGCTGGAACGACCCGACGCTGGGCATCGACTGGGGCATTGAGGCCCCACTGGTGTCGGACAAGGACCGCGCCCTGCCGCTCTTCGCCGACTTCGACACGCCTTTTGCGTAA
- a CDS encoding LytR/AlgR family response regulator transcription factor, producing the protein MSQPATPLHVLIVDDEPLAHEVLKAHVARVAHLRLVGHCYTALEALTFLHEHSVDVLLLDLNMPEMTGLELLHALPRPPHTILTTAYSEFALESYEYGVIDYLLKPVGLPRFLRAIAKLPAAAAASAASPAAPPAAAPVALLLREGSTTHRVLPADIRWLEAYGNYVKVQTRAGRLVVTDTFRRLLSQLPPADFMQVHKSYAVPLRLVERLEGNVLTVAGQALPLGAAFRQEFLRRWPAPLG; encoded by the coding sequence ATGAGCCAACCCGCTACCCCGTTGCACGTGCTGATTGTGGACGATGAGCCGCTGGCCCACGAGGTGCTCAAGGCGCACGTGGCCCGCGTGGCCCACCTGCGCCTAGTAGGCCACTGTTACACGGCCCTCGAAGCCCTCACCTTTCTGCACGAGCACTCAGTAGACGTGTTGCTACTCGACCTCAACATGCCCGAAATGACAGGCTTGGAGCTGCTGCACGCCCTGCCCCGGCCGCCGCACACCATCCTCACCACCGCCTACAGCGAGTTTGCCCTCGAAAGCTACGAGTACGGGGTAATCGACTACCTATTGAAGCCGGTGGGCCTGCCGCGCTTCCTGCGGGCCATCGCCAAACTGCCCGCGGCCGCGGCTGCCAGCGCAGCCTCACCCGCCGCGCCGCCCGCTGCGGCCCCTGTTGCCTTGCTGCTGCGCGAGGGTAGCACTACCCACCGCGTGCTGCCAGCCGACATTCGCTGGCTCGAAGCGTATGGCAACTACGTGAAGGTGCAGACTCGCGCTGGGCGCCTCGTCGTTACCGATACGTTTCGGCGCCTGCTCAGCCAGCTGCCACCCGCTGATTTTATGCAGGTGCACAAGTCCTACGCCGTACCCCTGCGCTTAGTCGAGCGCTTGGAGGGCAACGTGCTCACGGTAGCCGGTCAGGCACTACCACTTGGGGCGGCTTTTCGGCAGGAATTCTTGCGCCGCTGGCCGGCCCCGTTAGGGTAG
- a CDS encoding c-type cytochrome produces MIRSALFLCSGLLLFLAAACTSNSNSAAEETAAAPAVAAELPGKALYTQNCAVCHGPDGKLGLNGAHDLTKSNLNATGRVYMVTQGLGKMPSFKNQLSPEQIQQVVDYSLTLK; encoded by the coding sequence ATGATTCGCTCTGCCCTTTTTCTTTGCTCCGGCCTGTTGCTTTTCCTGGCCGCAGCCTGCACTTCCAACAGCAACTCCGCGGCCGAAGAAACAGCTGCTGCACCCGCTGTTGCAGCCGAATTGCCCGGAAAGGCGCTATACACGCAGAACTGCGCCGTTTGCCACGGCCCCGACGGCAAGCTCGGCCTCAACGGCGCCCACGACCTGACCAAGAGCAACCTGAATGCAACCGGCCGCGTGTATATGGTGACGCAGGGCCTGGGCAAGATGCCTTCCTTTAAAAATCAGCTCAGTCCTGAGCAGATTCAGCAGGTCGTTGACTATTCTCTCACCCTAAAATAA
- a CDS encoding sensor histidine kinase: MLALLLLHPALNTNLLTWSVMGPITIGLLAWMVGVYGHHLVLVPRLFDQGRYGTYLGALLGWVLVLHAAVHGLQWLFFPKEYLADKAPWYQPGLSLFGQMLLALSFLFMWRAATQRRDTQRNQLLAQEQQLRLLEAQVNPHFLFNTLNSLYALSLTQSPRTPDLLLALAELMRYQLESTRRPQVPLVEELDYLRSYAQLQEVRLGPRCPVQVELPTEAEAAGCTIAPLLLLALVENAFTHGTQRASGSFVHLRLALVGSRLMLTLRNALPPPASAPVGTGTGLHNTRQRLALLYPGRHYLHASATETEFQTDLVLDV, from the coding sequence ATGTTGGCGTTGCTGCTGCTGCACCCCGCCCTCAACACCAACCTGCTCACCTGGTCCGTGATGGGGCCCATAACTATTGGGCTGCTGGCGTGGATGGTCGGCGTGTATGGTCACCACCTCGTGCTGGTGCCCCGGCTGTTCGACCAGGGGCGCTACGGGACGTATTTGGGGGCCCTACTGGGGTGGGTGCTGGTGCTGCACGCGGCCGTACATGGGCTGCAATGGCTATTTTTTCCGAAAGAATACCTGGCTGACAAGGCGCCGTGGTACCAACCCGGCCTTAGCTTGTTTGGGCAAATGCTGCTGGCCCTGTCCTTCCTGTTTATGTGGCGGGCTGCTACGCAGCGTCGCGACACACAGCGCAACCAGCTGCTGGCCCAAGAACAGCAGCTGCGTTTGCTCGAAGCGCAGGTCAACCCGCATTTTCTCTTCAATACCCTCAACAGCCTCTACGCCCTGAGCCTGACCCAAAGCCCCCGCACGCCCGACCTTTTGCTGGCCTTGGCCGAGCTCATGCGCTACCAACTCGAAAGCACGCGCCGCCCCCAGGTGCCGCTGGTCGAGGAGCTGGACTACCTGCGCAGCTACGCCCAGTTGCAGGAAGTGCGGCTCGGCCCGCGCTGCCCGGTGCAGGTCGAGCTGCCCACCGAGGCGGAGGCAGCCGGCTGCACTATCGCCCCGCTGCTGCTGCTGGCGCTGGTCGAAAATGCCTTTACTCACGGTACCCAGCGAGCTAGTGGTAGCTTCGTGCACCTGCGCCTGGCGCTGGTGGGCTCACGCCTCATGCTCACGCTACGCAATGCCCTGCCGCCGCCCGCCTCGGCGCCGGTGGGCACCGGCACCGGCCTGCACAACACCCGCCAGCGTCTTGCGCTGCTCTACCCCGGCCGCCACTACCTGCATGCCTCCGCCACCGAAACCGAGTTCCAAACCGACTTAGTCCTTGACGTATGA
- the hflX gene encoding GTPase HflX, translating into MANKPSSKGRKPGNSTRHPGAVDGVSGRVGRILAKANKDGTYDTALEQETAVLVAVPDKRQPDLQTQEYLDELAFLAETAGAQVTKRFVQRLEKPDIRTFVGEGKLEEIKAYVRHSNASMVIFDDDLSPSQLRNLEAELQVKIVDRSLLIIDIFASRAKSATARTQVELAQYQYLLPRLTGLWTHLSRQRGGGVSQRGPGETEIETDRRVVRDRIALLKDKLKELDKQSNTQRKSRAGLVRVALVGYTNVGKSTIMNLLSRSDVFAENKLFATVDSTVRKVVLENVPFLLSDTVGFIRKLPTRLIESFKSTLDEIREADLLVHVVDISHPSFEDQIAVVNDTLKDIEAADKPVLLVFNKIDRYDIGQEEHHGGFEGMNADEDVEPRPTLEQLQASYMAKMHDPVIFISAQERQNIDELRALLVRHVAVLQEQRYPHTSFESEE; encoded by the coding sequence ATGGCTAATAAACCGTCCTCCAAAGGCCGCAAGCCCGGCAACAGCACCCGCCACCCCGGCGCCGTCGACGGCGTATCGGGCCGCGTGGGCCGCATTTTGGCCAAAGCCAACAAAGATGGTACCTACGACACGGCCCTGGAACAGGAAACCGCCGTGCTGGTAGCCGTGCCCGATAAGCGCCAGCCCGACCTGCAAACCCAGGAATACCTCGACGAACTGGCTTTCCTGGCCGAAACCGCCGGGGCCCAGGTTACCAAGCGCTTCGTGCAGCGCCTCGAAAAGCCCGACATCCGCACCTTCGTGGGCGAGGGTAAGCTCGAAGAAATCAAGGCCTACGTGCGCCACAGCAACGCCAGCATGGTCATCTTCGACGACGACCTCTCGCCGTCCCAGCTGCGCAACCTCGAAGCCGAGCTCCAAGTCAAAATCGTAGACCGTAGCCTGCTCATCATCGATATTTTCGCCAGCCGGGCCAAGTCGGCCACGGCCCGCACCCAGGTGGAGCTGGCCCAGTACCAGTACCTGCTGCCCCGCCTCACCGGCCTCTGGACTCACTTGAGCCGGCAGCGTGGTGGGGGCGTGAGTCAGCGCGGACCGGGGGAAACAGAAATCGAGACCGACCGGCGCGTGGTGCGCGACCGGATAGCCTTGCTCAAGGACAAGCTCAAGGAGCTCGACAAGCAAAGCAACACCCAGCGCAAGTCGCGCGCCGGGCTGGTGCGCGTGGCCCTGGTGGGTTACACCAACGTGGGCAAAAGCACGATTATGAACCTGCTGAGCCGCTCCGACGTGTTTGCCGAAAACAAGCTCTTCGCTACCGTCGACTCCACGGTGCGCAAGGTGGTGCTCGAAAACGTGCCCTTCCTGCTCTCCGACACCGTAGGGTTTATCCGCAAGCTACCCACCCGCCTGATTGAGAGCTTTAAAAGTACTCTCGACGAAATCCGGGAAGCCGATCTGTTGGTCCACGTCGTCGACATTTCCCACCCCTCCTTCGAAGACCAGATTGCCGTAGTCAACGATACACTCAAGGATATTGAGGCTGCTGACAAGCCCGTGCTGCTGGTTTTCAACAAAATTGACCGGTACGACATTGGACAGGAAGAGCATCACGGCGGCTTCGAGGGAATGAATGCTGACGAAGACGTAGAGCCCCGGCCTACACTCGAACAATTGCAGGCCAGTTACATGGCCAAAATGCACGACCCAGTCATTTTTATCTCTGCCCAGGAGCGGCAAAATATTGATGAACTGCGGGCTCTTCTGGTGCGCCACGTAGCCGTGCTACAGGAGCAGCGCTACCCACATACGTCCTTCGAAAGCGAGGAGTAA
- a CDS encoding alpha/beta hydrolase family protein — protein MRTATFFCTAAALLLTSAAAAQAPTPAPAGLWQGNLQAAPGSELVVFFDLKGQSSALSGTLSVPQQTDQLLPLSSVVLRHDSLLLGAERLHARFAGRFSADGQQVAGTWFQGGAQLPLTLRRSTAKDKAAATPRRPQVPQAPFPYRSEDLTFPNQPAGFDLAGTLTLPAGKGPFPAVVLVSGSGPEDRNETILGHQPFLVLADYLTRRGFAVLRYDDRGIGQSKGTFKNATTADFTTDAQAALAYLRTRPDIRPHQVALIGHSEGGIIGGLAAAQPGGPDLLVSLAGPGLPGAAVLLRQQADLARAAGADSASIGRNYRLHRALFAELHRQPPTLPTDQLTAKLVATVQQQPDAGTEQARLALAKTYAAPWMHAFLRIDPATYLAKVHCPVLALNGANDLQVAADQNLPAIERGLRAAHNPDVTIKTLPQLNHFFQTDPAATSRYASIEETFAPSALQVIGDWLSARTSGKGAAGK, from the coding sequence ATGCGTACCGCTACGTTCTTCTGCACCGCCGCCGCTTTGCTCCTGACTTCGGCCGCGGCTGCCCAGGCTCCCACACCCGCCCCGGCCGGCCTTTGGCAAGGCAACCTGCAAGCAGCCCCCGGCTCCGAGCTGGTCGTGTTTTTTGACCTGAAAGGTCAATCGTCTGCCCTCAGCGGCACCCTGAGCGTGCCCCAGCAAACCGATCAGCTGCTGCCCTTGAGCAGCGTGGTGCTGCGCCACGACAGCCTGCTGCTGGGCGCCGAGCGGCTACACGCCCGCTTTGCCGGCCGGTTTTCGGCCGATGGCCAGCAGGTGGCCGGGACCTGGTTTCAGGGTGGCGCGCAACTACCGCTGACGCTGCGGCGCAGCACGGCCAAGGACAAAGCGGCCGCCACGCCGCGCCGGCCGCAGGTACCCCAGGCACCTTTTCCCTACCGCAGTGAGGACCTGACGTTTCCGAACCAGCCGGCCGGGTTCGACTTGGCGGGCACACTCACGCTGCCGGCGGGCAAGGGGCCCTTTCCGGCCGTGGTGCTGGTCAGCGGCTCCGGCCCCGAAGACCGCAACGAAACGATCCTGGGACACCAACCTTTTTTGGTGCTGGCCGACTACCTCACGCGCCGGGGCTTTGCCGTACTGCGCTACGACGACCGGGGGATAGGCCAGTCGAAAGGCACGTTTAAGAATGCCACCACGGCTGATTTTACCACCGACGCCCAGGCGGCGCTAGCTTACCTGCGCACCCGGCCCGACATTCGGCCCCACCAGGTAGCCCTCATAGGTCACAGCGAGGGCGGCATCATTGGCGGGCTGGCGGCGGCCCAGCCCGGCGGTCCTGACTTGCTGGTGTCCTTGGCCGGACCTGGTCTGCCCGGCGCTGCTGTGCTGCTGCGCCAGCAGGCCGATCTGGCCCGCGCCGCCGGGGCCGATTCGGCCAGCATCGGCCGCAACTACCGCCTACACCGGGCCCTCTTTGCCGAGCTGCACCGCCAGCCCCCTACCCTCCCGACCGACCAGCTCACGGCCAAGCTCGTAGCGACCGTGCAGCAACAACCCGACGCCGGTACCGAACAGGCGCGGCTGGCCCTGGCCAAAACGTACGCCGCGCCCTGGATGCACGCCTTTCTGCGCATCGACCCCGCCACGTACCTGGCCAAGGTACACTGCCCCGTGCTCGCCCTTAACGGAGCCAATGACCTGCAAGTGGCCGCCGACCAAAACTTACCCGCCATCGAGCGCGGGCTACGCGCTGCCCACAATCCCGACGTGACGATCAAGACCTTGCCGCAGCTCAATCACTTCTTCCAAACCGACCCCGCCGCCACCAGCCGCTACGCCAGCATCGAGGAAACCTTCGCGCCCAGCGCCTTGCAAGTCATCGGCGACTGGCTGAGCGCCCGCACCAGCGGCAAGGGCGCGGCGGGCAAGTAA
- a CDS encoding UDP-N-acetylmuramoyl-tripeptide--D-alanyl-D-alanine ligase, which produces MEDSTALYARFTQCAAVSTDSRQDQTNTLFFALNGPSFRGRDFAAQALEKGARYAVVDDEALATSDPARYTYAPDPLLALQQLARHHRRQLAIPVIGITGSNGKTTTKELLHAVLSRRYAVQYTRGNLNNHIGVPLTLLSITRQHEVAIVEMGANHQGEIDLLSRLAEPTHGLITNIGKAHLEGFGGVEGIAKGKSELFRFLAATGGTAFVNTADPRLPGLAAVVPERVTYPTAGDTYPAELLEAAPQVVLRLYDGTRVEAQITGGYNFLNLAAAAAVGAHFQVPTTDIAAALASYAPTNNRSQLVRTARNEVVLDAYNANPSSMAAALTSFATRPATGEKVVILGDMFELGSESEAEHRALGELLAAQSFATVLLVGSDMQHAALRPEFRHFPTKQEAAAWLTEHPLSGQQILIKGSRGMGLETLLPLV; this is translated from the coding sequence ATGGAAGACAGTACGGCTTTATACGCCCGTTTCACCCAGTGCGCGGCCGTCAGCACCGACTCGCGCCAGGACCAGACCAACACGTTGTTTTTTGCCCTGAACGGCCCCTCGTTCCGCGGCCGCGACTTTGCCGCCCAGGCCTTGGAAAAAGGCGCCCGCTACGCCGTAGTAGACGACGAGGCCCTGGCTACCTCCGACCCGGCGCGCTACACCTACGCCCCCGACCCGCTGCTGGCCCTGCAGCAGCTGGCCCGGCACCACCGCCGCCAGCTGGCTATTCCAGTTATCGGCATCACCGGCTCCAACGGCAAAACCACGACCAAGGAGCTGCTCCACGCCGTGCTCAGCCGCCGCTACGCCGTGCAGTACACCCGTGGCAACCTCAACAACCACATCGGCGTGCCGCTTACCCTGCTTAGCATCACCAGGCAGCACGAGGTGGCCATCGTGGAAATGGGCGCTAACCACCAGGGCGAAATTGACTTGCTCAGCCGCCTGGCCGAGCCCACCCACGGCCTGATTACCAACATCGGCAAGGCCCACCTCGAAGGCTTCGGCGGCGTGGAGGGCATTGCCAAGGGCAAAAGTGAGCTGTTCCGCTTTCTGGCCGCTACCGGCGGCACGGCCTTCGTCAATACCGCCGACCCCCGCCTGCCCGGCCTGGCCGCCGTGGTGCCGGAGCGCGTCACTTACCCCACCGCCGGCGACACCTACCCCGCCGAGCTGCTCGAAGCCGCGCCTCAGGTGGTGCTGCGCCTCTATGACGGCACCCGGGTGGAAGCCCAGATTACGGGCGGCTACAACTTTCTGAACCTGGCCGCCGCCGCTGCCGTGGGAGCCCACTTCCAGGTACCGACCACCGATATTGCCGCCGCCCTGGCCAGCTACGCCCCCACCAACAACCGCTCCCAACTGGTGCGCACGGCCCGCAACGAAGTGGTGCTCGACGCTTACAACGCCAACCCCTCATCGATGGCCGCGGCCCTGACCAGCTTTGCCACCCGGCCTGCTACCGGCGAGAAGGTGGTGATTCTGGGCGACATGTTTGAGCTGGGCTCGGAAAGCGAGGCCGAGCACCGGGCCCTGGGCGAGCTGCTGGCCGCGCAGTCATTTGCCACCGTGCTGCTGGTGGGCTCCGATATGCAGCACGCGGCCCTGCGCCCCGAGTTTCGGCACTTCCCCACCAAGCAGGAAGCTGCGGCCTGGTTGACCGAGCACCCGCTCAGCGGCCAGCAGATTCTGATTAAAGGCTCCCGCGGCATGGGCCTCGAAACCCTGCTGCCCCTGGTGTAG
- a CDS encoding MutS-related protein, translated as MWSSSRKRLRRLEATWHQPASRSPNFSLVARYYNRVQHEPAYHRLPDQTWEDLNGELLFDRLDATVSRVGQQCLYHRLRSPLADEAALHEFDAAATLLAQQPVARGQALLALDQLTAHEAYYLADLLSRESLLSLPGARFAPLLALGLLTTLLGGFWLPVLWLGTIAFALVNAVFHFWQLSWIQHSVRPLLQLGRLYQAGQALQQAALPLRPLQQLAAPLAQLRGIVQQIALFQVEASLQSDVASPFMLLLDLIKMLLLLDQLVYARCRVAVQQRAPAIRTIFEAVGYVDCALAVASFRQRHATCVPHFGPAAEGIQLQGGYHPLVPGCVPNDLTLAGPGVLLTGSNMAGKTTFMRTLGVNALLAQTISTCPAVAYRAPFCRVLTSLSLADSLPTGKSYYLVEAETMRQLLMDCDAAPGSYLLLLDELFKGTNTQERIAANKAVLAYLQPRSWVVAATHDGELGALLQSCFVEYHFCETVTEEDWYFDYSLKAGPLTTRNAIRLLARLHYPAQVVAAAQALSAKLAMGTQSSSPQPTTPE; from the coding sequence ATGTGGTCTTCTTCCCGTAAACGCTTACGCCGTCTGGAGGCGACCTGGCACCAGCCGGCTTCGCGCTCCCCAAATTTCTCCTTGGTGGCCCGCTACTACAACCGCGTGCAGCACGAGCCCGCCTACCACCGCCTACCGGACCAAACATGGGAGGACCTGAACGGCGAATTGCTCTTTGACCGGCTCGATGCTACGGTGAGCCGGGTAGGTCAGCAGTGCCTCTACCACCGCCTGCGTAGCCCGCTCGCCGACGAGGCCGCCTTGCACGAGTTTGATGCGGCCGCGACCCTGCTGGCGCAGCAACCCGTAGCCCGCGGGCAAGCCTTGCTCGCACTCGACCAGCTAACTGCCCACGAGGCATACTACCTGGCCGACTTGCTGAGTAGGGAGTCCCTTCTCTCTTTACCCGGCGCGCGTTTCGCGCCGCTACTCGCGCTGGGACTGTTGACCACGTTGCTCGGTGGTTTTTGGCTACCCGTCCTCTGGTTGGGTACGATTGCGTTTGCCCTCGTCAATGCGGTGTTTCACTTCTGGCAGCTCTCGTGGATTCAGCACAGTGTTCGCCCGCTGCTGCAACTGGGCCGCTTGTACCAGGCAGGGCAGGCGCTGCAGCAGGCAGCCCTTCCTCTGCGGCCGCTACAGCAGTTGGCAGCGCCCCTGGCCCAGCTGAGGGGTATCGTGCAGCAAATAGCTTTATTCCAGGTGGAAGCCAGTTTGCAAAGTGATGTGGCCAGTCCTTTTATGCTGCTGCTCGACCTAATCAAGATGCTGCTGCTGCTCGACCAGCTGGTGTATGCCCGCTGCCGGGTAGCCGTGCAACAGCGCGCGCCCGCGATTCGGACCATCTTTGAGGCAGTTGGCTACGTCGATTGCGCCTTGGCGGTGGCCAGCTTCCGCCAGCGGCACGCTACCTGCGTGCCGCACTTTGGGCCGGCGGCCGAGGGCATCCAGCTGCAAGGCGGCTACCACCCGCTGGTGCCGGGGTGTGTACCGAATGATCTAACCCTGGCCGGGCCAGGTGTACTGCTCACCGGCTCGAACATGGCGGGCAAAACCACCTTTATGCGCACACTGGGCGTGAATGCCCTGCTGGCTCAGACCATATCTACGTGCCCAGCTGTTGCCTACCGCGCCCCTTTTTGCCGCGTACTCACTAGCCTTAGCCTGGCCGATAGCTTGCCCACAGGCAAGAGTTATTATCTGGTCGAAGCCGAAACCATGCGGCAGCTGCTGATGGACTGCGACGCGGCCCCCGGTAGCTACCTGCTGCTGCTGGATGAACTCTTCAAGGGTACGAATACGCAGGAGCGCATTGCCGCTAACAAGGCCGTGCTGGCCTACTTGCAGCCGCGCAGCTGGGTAGTAGCAGCCACCCACGATGGAGAACTAGGTGCGTTATTACAGTCGTGCTTTGTCGAATACCATTTTTGCGAGACAGTTACGGAGGAAGACTGGTATTTCGACTACAGCCTCAAAGCCGGACCGCTCACCACGCGCAATGCCATTCGGTTGTTGGCCCGCCTGCACTACCCAGCGCAAGTGGTCGCCGCCGCGCAGGCGCTTAGTGCCAAGCTAGCTATGGGAACGCAATCCAGCAGCCCGCAACCGACCACGCCGGAATGA
- a CDS encoding glycosyltransferase family 4 protein, with protein MRVAIVINTSWNIWNFRRSLVKALQAAGHEVLAIAPPDAYSERLETELGCRYVPILMENKGTNPVKDAQLTRRFYGIYRREKPDVVLQYTIKPNIYGTLAAKLAGIPSVNNVSGLGTVFIVQNFVSRIALSLYRFAFRFPKRVFFQNDDDRQLFLQHGLVHPDITDLLPGSGVDTNRFRPAAEFVRHEPFTFLMIARVLYEKGVEEYFEAARIVREAMPGTRVQLLGGVDESGNIGVKRAVFEEWLKAGNIEYLGTSDNVAEHIGRADCVVLPSYREGTPKTLLEAAAMGKPIVTTDVPGCRETVVDGQNGLLCEVRNAADLAAKMLQVQRLSSAELQAMGQAGRQLAEQKFDEQIVLNKYLRIVEAVGPRVR; from the coding sequence ATGCGCGTTGCCATTGTCATTAATACGTCCTGGAATATCTGGAATTTCCGCCGGAGCCTGGTTAAAGCCCTGCAGGCCGCCGGCCACGAGGTGCTGGCTATAGCCCCACCCGACGCCTATTCCGAGCGCCTGGAAACTGAGCTGGGCTGCCGCTACGTGCCCATTCTGATGGAAAACAAGGGCACTAACCCCGTAAAAGATGCCCAGCTGACGCGCCGCTTCTACGGTATTTACCGCCGCGAAAAGCCCGACGTGGTGCTGCAGTATACCATCAAACCCAATATCTACGGGACGCTGGCGGCCAAGCTGGCCGGCATTCCGAGCGTGAATAACGTGTCGGGCCTGGGTACGGTGTTTATTGTGCAGAACTTCGTGAGCCGCATTGCCCTGAGCCTGTACCGGTTTGCCTTCCGCTTTCCCAAGCGGGTATTTTTCCAGAACGACGACGACCGGCAGCTTTTCCTGCAGCACGGCCTGGTGCACCCCGATATCACCGACCTGCTGCCCGGCTCCGGCGTGGATACGAATCGGTTTCGGCCCGCGGCGGAGTTTGTGCGTCACGAGCCTTTCACCTTTCTGATGATAGCGCGGGTGCTCTACGAAAAAGGCGTGGAGGAATACTTCGAAGCAGCCCGCATCGTGCGTGAGGCCATGCCCGGCACCCGGGTGCAGCTGCTGGGCGGCGTTGATGAGTCGGGCAATATCGGGGTGAAGCGGGCCGTCTTTGAGGAGTGGCTCAAGGCCGGCAACATCGAGTACCTGGGTACTTCCGACAACGTGGCCGAGCACATCGGGCGGGCCGACTGCGTGGTGCTGCCCTCGTACCGGGAAGGCACGCCCAAAACCCTGCTTGAAGCCGCCGCCATGGGCAAGCCCATCGTGACGACCGACGTGCCCGGCTGCCGCGAGACGGTGGTAGATGGTCAGAATGGCCTGCTCTGTGAAGTCCGTAACGCCGCCGACCTGGCCGCTAAAATGCTACAGGTGCAGCGCCTTTCCAGCGCCGAGCTGCAGGCCATGGGCCAAGCCGGCCGGCAGCTGGCCGAGCAAAAATTTGACGAACAAATCGTTCTAAATAAGTATCTACGCATCGTGGAGGCCGTTGGTCCCCGGGTCCGCTAG